In Methanofollis sp., a genomic segment contains:
- a CDS encoding methyltransferase: MKLNAPAGHTLWNRLPEIMKEGPARQEWDRENFFNEEFISAMAEGALGGSLQRTAELMKNDPAFMDAKNMLDLGGGHALYSIAFTRMSPGLHATVMDLPHVVERVTNPTIARHHADRVTTLSGDFTTDSLGSDYDLIFASDVLYGGREQVTHMLRRIHAALGDSGTFVSKHLHIDDIGEDAAAVFFDLMFSLTEEEERIYSTDTFCDMLKASDFAVERVYRPGAADPSSRIIRARKIGTDDFTRISSQVG; encoded by the coding sequence ATGAAACTGAACGCTCCAGCCGGACACACCCTCTGGAACCGCCTGCCGGAGATCATGAAAGAGGGGCCGGCCAGACAGGAATGGGACAGGGAGAATTTCTTCAACGAAGAGTTCATTTCTGCAATGGCCGAAGGAGCGCTCGGGGGGAGTCTGCAACGAACGGCAGAACTGATGAAAAACGATCCCGCATTCATGGATGCAAAAAACATGCTCGACCTCGGGGGAGGACATGCCCTCTATTCGATCGCCTTCACCAGGATGAGTCCGGGGTTGCACGCAACCGTCATGGACCTGCCCCATGTCGTCGAGCGCGTCACCAACCCGACCATCGCCCGACATCATGCCGACCGGGTCACGACGTTATCCGGTGATTTCACCACGGATAGCCTCGGTTCGGACTATGACCTGATATTCGCATCCGACGTGCTGTATGGGGGACGGGAACAGGTGACGCACATGCTGCGCAGGATCCACGCCGCCCTCGGAGACAGCGGCACCTTCGTTTCAAAGCACTTGCATATCGACGACATCGGGGAGGACGCGGCCGCCGTCTTCTTCGACCTCATGTTCTCGCTCACCGAAGAGGAGGAACGCATCTATTCGACCGATACTTTCTGCGACATGCTGAAAGCCAGTGATTTTGCAGTCGAACGCGTCTATCGCCCCGGCGCCGCCGACCCGTCTTCACGGATCATTCGTGCAAGGAAGATCGGAACCGACGATTTCACACGGATATCATCACAGGTCGGATAA